GATTGAAGGCGGAGAGGAGATCACAGCGAGCTTCGGGCAGGAAGTCGCCGAGTATGTCACCGGTCTGGATGAGAAGATTGTCGATGAATCCACACCGGAAGCCCTCGCTATGTCGTTTGCAGTTGACGCCTGCGCAATCGGCGAACGTACAGCCTGCTGTGAGGCCGAATGTTCGCGCTAAAGTCTCGCCGGCAGTTACCGCACCGCAAGCGAGCAACGCGGCGCCAATTGCCTCGCCGGTGAGCGACGTTGGCGCGGAGTCAGACATCGTCAAGGCGATGTACACCGGCAACTACCTGCCGTACCAGTTCCGCAAGGAAGACCTGCGGAAGATGCTGCAACTACCGGACGGGGCGGCGCGCGTGGAGTTGTGGCAGCGGTTGAATGGGGAGGCGATCGAGCAGACCACTGCAGCTAGGGATCAATCTGCGCCGCCGTAGTTCGTCAGACCGAACGTGGATGGCAGGCAGGTGATACAGGTGCAGTTGCGGTGACGGTGCAAGATAGCGGAGTTCAGGGATGAAGACGCCGCACCCCGATCCGACTGAGGCTGAGATCGCAGAGCTGTGCGAAGAGATTCGTCGCGGCTGGAGTCCAGCGGAGCATCGGAAGCGGATGGCGTGGGCCATCACTGATCCGGTGGTTGTCGCGGAAGTAGAAGTTGACGAGCCGGGCGAATAGCCTAGCTAGCTCTTTGACAATTCGGTGTAGCCCGCGCCGCGCGAGTAGCGTCCCGGCGCGGGCTTTGTACAAGCGGCAAGAATTCGGCAAGTTCATCCGAGCGAGAAGGCCTTATGTGCATAAATAAGCGAGCCAAATCCACATGTTTGATGCCGCAGCATGCAGCTGCTACGATATGCCCCAAGAACAACAAACCAGTGCCAGGATGGACCTCCTTCATGACACGCATTCCTCTTCGCCTTCTCGTCGTAGCTGTCGTCTGCTTTGTCGCGATGCTCGGCAACGCCTTAGCAGAGGTGAGCGTGCGCGGGTACACCCGGAAGGATGGGACCTATGTAAGGCCGCACTACCGCTCTGATCCTGACGGAAATTTCTGGAACAACTGGTCAACGATTGGGAATATTAACCCTCACACCGGTGAGCGAGGCACAAAACGAAGTCCGCCCGCCGGTTACGGCGGCGGTAGCTACACGAGTCGCACTCAATATTCCGAAGACGGCAAGATGTCTTACGCTCCTTCGGTTGAGCCCGTGGCGCCGGTAAAGAGTCCAGAACAGTGGGCCGTCGAGCGCGAAGCAGCCAAGTTAAAGAAGAAAAAGCGAGATGAATCATCTCGCCAAGATGTATCTGCTCAGCTTCTTGCACGTGGCGTCGAGATGGACTGGCAACAGCACACGAGCTTCGAACTTTACAATGCGAAATACCGCGTAGGAATGGCCGACACGCTCAGAGAAGAAGGAGTGCCTGTCGAGTGGAAGAATCTCTCAGCGATAGAGCTGAACGAGATGAAGAATCGCGTCCAGCTCAGTAAGAAGATTAAGCAGTACGGCATAGATGTTGACTGGGAGGAGTACACGGCTGAAGAGCTTCACGACATGATCGGTCGCATTAAGCTGGCAAAGTACATTCGAGAAGTTAGTCCAAGCAAGAAGCGAGTGGACTGGCGCAAGTTCAATGCGAATGAGCTCTCGCGGATGAGCCTTGAGAAATAGTCAGCCGCCGCACTGCCCACAAGCTTTCCCTTCGCTCGCCGAGCAAGCCCGGCCACTCTTCGTGTTGTGATACCATCGGCAACCGGAATTGTGACGCACGTTGCCGTTGGTGTTAAGCCAATGCGCCAGTGATGAAGTGGCAGGCGTCGATGGTGTCAGTGACATTGGCCGTGGCGTCGGCTTCGCTGCCGCCGCGAAGTCGAATTCTCGGACTGGTTCCGCTTCAGCCTCAACTGGCTCTGCACTGCCACCTAGCAACATGCCAAGCCTTAACCCCGCCGCAACCACGCGGTAGCGCGCATGCTCGCCGCTTGCCTTAAGATAGGACGCCGGCAGCCGAATCTTGGCCAACTCGCCCGGCTGTCGAGTTGCTTCAAGTATCTCAGGACAGTAAGCGAATTCTTTCGCGAGCTTGTGGCTTTCCTGTAGCCACAATCCAGCGTCGCCCGGCTCAACCTTCCATAACTCAGGGCGCGCCTTGAGTTCGGCAATCTCCCGCTTTAAGTCGTTGGCGCGATGCTGTCGCCCCAGCAAGTTATCCCAGAGCGAATGTAAGTTGTCGCCCTGTACTAGCGGTATCGAGTTGCCGCCGCGGTCGCCATCGGGAAACCGCTCCGAGAAGAGCGCAGTTGAGTGCATCGGCTGATGCAAGTCGCCAACCAAGTGAAACAGCCAACTGTAGGCCAGCGCCTTCTGGCTTGGCGTTGCATCGCTCGCGATTACCTTGCGGCAGTACGCGATGGCTTGAATGATGTTCCACTCTTCGGCTTTGCCGACAGGCTTCGAAACGAAATTGAAGCCTCTCTCACGTCCAATGGCGATATTGACGTAGTGCCAAGTTGGCATATCAAAGCCGGCCTTGCCCCTCGCAATATCAGGCCATACAGCAGCCTGCTGGAATATCCAGCGATTCTCGTCGACATCAGAGGGCATCTGCTTGGCGAAATCATCATCAAACCGCGGGTGGCGCCGGAGCGTTCTTACTATTTCAGCGCGTGATTGCTCATTCAACTGCTGCCAAGCAATGTCAGCAATCACTTTGTGGCCAAGTGCGTTCCAGGCCGCAGCGTTGGCGGTTGATAGGAGCAGAATGGCAAGTGTGAGGAGGTTACGCATCCCGGTACTATACTTTCGCGTGTCGCGAAATGCGATTGCGGCGGTTAGACGGAGCGGCATGGCCACTGCAGCAATCATCGTCGCAGTTCCGCTGATTTGCCTGTGGGGAGCACTGTGCGTGCTCTCGCTAGTCCCGGCGATATTCAGCAGGAGGAGGGCGCAACCGCTCAAGTCACCTCCCCCGCCACCCGACGGTCATGTCGGCTTAACTTGGCGGGATCTAACTTACTGGCTCCTCTGGTTCTTTCTCTGGCCGATGCTGCTCGCCGTTCAAATTGACGCTTGGCGCAATGGCAGCTAACCCCGCCCGGAATCCGGCGGCTAGGTCTGCTTTCGCTGGCGAGTGGCGGGGGTAGAATGCGGGGATGAGCAGTTCACCGATCTTTCTCGACTTATATGGAATCTGGGATGGCAGCCGATCGCTAACAATTTCGCAGTCGCCTTGCATCGCTCGCCTCAGCTTCGACTTTGAAGGTGCTGGTCGCGAGCTGACGATCGTGAACCCATCGAGCTACTTAGAGGTCGCAAACTTCCTGGACGGCGAATGCTGCCGCATTGCGGTCTTCAATCGCAACGCTGAAGACGGCAACTTCCTAGAGTTCGGCCGCTTTCGTGTCGAGTTCCATACCGAGGACAATCTACTCACTCAGTTTGAGGCAGATGCAGTTACATTTGAGGACCGAGTTTAACAATTCCCCGCCCGTCGCCAGCGGATATAGTGGGTGCATGAAGCAGCGATTCCGAATAAGTCTTAGGCGACTACTAGCTGCTGTTACGATGGCTGCGATCGGATGCTCTATCGTGGCGACGCCGCGTCCAACTCACTTGTCCGGATCGTTACTTGATGCAGCTGATTTCATTCAGTTTGGGGTTGGGTATTCGACCCCGTTTGTCGTGCTGTCGATACTGTTTGGCAGACCTCTGCTATTTCTTGGGCTCGCCGTCAGTATTTTCTTCGTGGCAGTGCTGCTCCTTCCCCTCTTTCTTTAGAAGTTTGCGGCCGGGGAGCGGGGGCGGTAGAGTGGCGGCGTCACAAGAGCCCCGCGTGCGACTAGTGCTATGACTAGCAGGCTTGATACTCTTCGCGTTCTAGCGTCACTGAAAACTCAGCGACAGCTGGTCGTTGACGGAACTCGCGATGAATACCTGCTGCCCGGCGAGTTGCTGAACGACGCGGCGTCATTAGTCGATCTCGTCGAGTCGAAAAGCATCGTTCGTGATCTGACCGCCGAGCAGATCACAGCTATCCTAGAGTTCGGCACAATCCTTCGCCAAAATGCCGGGAAGATCAACGACGGTAGCAATGAGTTCTTGATTGAGCAGGACAAACACTGGCAAGCGATACGCCTCGCCGCCCAGCGTTGCTTCGCCGCCCTGACAGGCGAAGACGTGGAACAGCGACCTCACGCCGCCTGCGCCGCCCGCAGGGATGAGCAGGGCCTTTACGCCGTAGGGTGCGCAGTTGTCGCACTCGTTGCTATTGGGCTCGAAAGCATCGAGCAGCGCGCGAACGCAATGTGAACGGATGCCTTAGTCCTGGGTTAGGCGTCCGCTTGTCGTCGAGCTTTGCATAGTAGCAAGCCCGCTGTACCGCCAATGAATGAACCTAAGGGGAATACATACGGCTTCTAACCTTCCATCGCCGCATCAATTGCTTGACTCTCTTGGTAATTGGAAGCGACTGCAACCCCGGCATGCAACTTGACGTAGATCATCATTACCAGAATCACAGCAACGATTCCAAGCAACGCGCCATAGGTCATATGGCGCCATAAGGACACCGGTAGCAGAAAGTTCAGCGTGCAGAATGTAGAGAGCAGTATGAATGCAGCGAATTCTGCGCGGATTTGCGTGAACATCAGGACTGCGGCTAGTGAAGCCGTATAGAACATCAACGATCTAATCGACCATCGCATGGTGAAGCGGGGGTGGGGCATGGTCATTGTCCGCTATCTTCATCGCTTTCGGGCGGGCAATAAGTCTCGACATACACCTTTTCAGCTTCAGGAAATAGAGATTCGATCTCTCGCTCGTACTCTGTGTCACCACCTTCGTAGGGTGGCCCGACACCCCAGATTTCCGAATAGCCATGTTCGCCGAAAAGAGAGAGTATTCCGGGAGCTCGTACTGCTGGATCTGGCTCGGCCATGAACGCGCCTCGTGCTAGGCAGTCTCGGCGTTCCTGGAGCCAGTTCATCTGGTGCCACATAAAAAGCGAGAGCAACGTCATAGCCGCGAGAAGCACTCGCAGAGCATAGCGAGGCAGCCAGCGGTACTTGGTTCCAACGCTCAGCTGCCTAATCTCGCCCCTCCCCATGCAATTTGCAAGCGTTGGCGGAAATCGGTCGCACAGATTGAGCAGTGACGCGTCCGCGGCAGTTGAGTTCGACGACGAGGCGGCGGTCGGCGATCGGTGAGGCCTGGCGCCAACCGTTGGGACATTAGGGCGAGTGGTAGGAATCGACGATTCCGTGGCGCGGCTGTCAGCTTGCTGAATCGGGCCTCACGGAAACGCGAAACTGTACCACTCGGGGCTTTCGGGCCCGATCTTTGGCAACTCGGTGTAGCCCGCGCCGCGCGAGTAGCGTCCCGGCGCGGGCGGCGACAACTCTCAAGTGCACGCAATGCTGTCGCGCCCAGAACTCAATAAAAGCCATTTTATTTAGAGAAAAACGGCCTGGTTTCGTCTCAGCATAGACACCTTAAGTCATTAACTAGTCAGGGTATATCGCGTCGCGAGATGGCCCTGTGACAAGCCCCAATGCCATTGCCCATAATCAACCGCACAATTATCTTCGCGACTTTGTTGGAACGGTCTAGAATCGTTTGAAAGGGAAGTCAAATGGTATACTTGACAAAAACCGCTGCTAGACTAACTTGGCTGCTGCAGATAATTGGAGTCGCATTAGTTGCCTTTTCCTACGCTCGCATTATCTCGATTGGAGACGAGAATGCCGCTTCATCTTGTTTGTTGATGGCGATGGCGGGCGTAGCAATTTGCTTAGTCTCTCTCGCGGCGTGGTGCATTGCACCTGCATTGCCGAGGACCGAGAAGTCCACTTTTAAGGAGTAAGCTAGGTGCCGACACACGAAGCAGCTTCTCGCTCACGAGATGTTGCCGTGTGGCTCACACTTTGCCTTATCAGTGAAGCGCTCCCTGTCTTCTTAGTCTTAGTCTTCCATCTAGTTGGAGATTCCCCACGAACGCTGAGGGAAATTCTGGGCTACACGAGCCTGACGATGCTAGCAGTCGCGATTCTCGCGGCATCGTTGTGCGACCTAGTCATGGAACGGCATTACCATCGTCTCGGGCGGATGCAGATCCTTCTGCTTTTCGCGGCGGGAATGGTCGCATATACCGTGATTGCGGTGGCGATGCGGCTTGAACTCAACGAGTACCGAGTCCAAGGGTCGCAGTTTAAATTAGAAAAAATTCAAATACACATATGGGGCATTGAGATTCTGCTGATTGTCGCTATATTCTGTGCGGCTGCTTTCGCTAAAGCGTGGATGCTCGCGCAGCCTGATGACGATGGCACAGGAGCCCTCTCATGGCAAACCCCGCCTCAGCCCGCTCAAGGTCCGACTCAGGGCAACCCGCCAGGCCGCGAACTGAGCGGGGCAAAGATGCCGCCTCAGAAAGGTTCGAGACGGTCAAGACGGTCGAGACGTTCGGAAGGTCCGAACATTCCGAGGTGAACGCACGGAAGCAGTCTTCGCGTCTCGTGCCAGTTTGTGTTGCAGCCGCAATTGTCGGTTTAATGTGCGTCGGAATGGCTGTTCCGGCCGCATTATTCCGGGCATCGTCGGCGGAAGAATTTGCCGCTGTGCACCAGAAATCGCTAGCGGAGTGCGAAAAAGAACTCGCTGGGCTGAGGACAGAGAAAGACGACGCAAAGGCAGAGTTGGCACGAGCACAGTTCACTCATCAGTCGCAATTGATTGCGGTTAGCAATGCTTACACGTCGGCTCTTGCGGAACTCAACGCGCTGCGCGTTTCACGAAGTGGTTTGCAACATGCGAACGGACGCCCAACGCCCGCGCTCGTGGATGATGGCGTGAGGCCGGCGATCTACGAGAGCCCGCGAGTGGAGCACAAGTCCGCTAAGCCTGTGTTGGACCCGGTCAAGAATGCACCGACACCGAGACCGCTATCGGACTCGCCGGATGAAGTGCGGACTGCGAATCGTTCCAATTCCGAAAAGGCCGGCCCCGTTGCCGATCGAACGCCGTTGCTACAGGGAATCGTATTCGCTCACGATGGTGTTTGGTGGTTCCAGAAGTCGGATGGCTCCTGGCACTTCCATAGCGGCGGCAAATGGCATCGTGTTCGTGCACCCAAGATTACCAGTGCGGCTGCAGCTGTAGCAGCACTCAAGTCGAACGCATCCGGTGAGCGGCACTCAGCGGGCTTTCGCGGCGTTACAGCTGAAGCAATGAGCAGTGCGGGCGGAGGTGTTCAATCGCAGGCGATCGGAGGACCTGTTCGAACAGGTCAACGTTGTTGCGACAAGTGCGATCGACCAGTCCAGCTCTGTGGTTGTCCTTAGAGACAAATGTTGAGACGGCGCGATCGATTGAATCTAGATCTTGACGCAAGGCTCGGATAATCGCGCAGTGCATCGCTAGAACAGCGTTCCGATCGGCTCGACCTCGAGCGACCCGTCCGCCAACGGCCGCATCAACTCATCGAGCGGCCCGCGCTCTTTGATCTCCGGATTGAGCCAGCGAGCGTACTCGGCTTCGGTCTGCAGGATGACCGGCATGCGGTGGTGACCGACGCTGCGAACCTCTTCGTTCGGCTCCGTGGTTAGCAGCGTGCAGGTGTAGATCTCGCCGTCGTCGCCGTGCCACGTCTCCCAAAGGCCGGCGAAGGCGAATGGCCGCTGGTCTGCGAAGCTGAAGTAGTGTTTCTTCTCTTCGAACTTCTCAGCCGGCAGTAGGCAGCGGCGAGTCTTGAACGCAGAGCGGTACGTTGGCTTCGTGTCGACCGTCTCACTGCGAGCGTTGAAGCATTGGCGTTGGAACGCCGCACGCTTGGGCTGCTTGTCTGAGGGCTTCCACCACGTCGGCAAGAACCCCCACTCGCAGACGTCGAGACCCCGCTCGCCGTCGTCGCCGAGGCGGATGACCGGGACCTGCTTGAGGGGGTAGAACCCGCCGCCGGGGATGCTGCTAAGGGCGATCTGGCGCAGGTTCGAGCGGATGCTACCGTCCAACAGATTGAACAGCTGCTGCAAGTGCCGCTCACGACCCAGAGGGCCGTCGCCCAGCGTTTGGGCATATGCACGGATACGGTGTTGGCCGTGTCAAGAGGGCTTCACTACCAGCAGCTTTCTTCATTCGGAAAGTCCGTCCGCATTTGCCAAGGCACGCCAAGGCCTCAAACTAAAACCCGCAATCCTACACTCAAGCAAATCTACCGCTACTGCGAGGAGATTCGTGGGACGTGGAGCCCACAGGAAATGGAGCAAAGATACTGTGGCCCAAATTATTGGACGGTGCCAACCTCTCGCACGCACTCCGAGGCCGCATAGTGGACGCCGCGAAATGCCACTGAGACTGCCATCGAGACGACGCTAGTGCAACGTTCTTTGGATACTCCGTGCTCTGCGGCGGGAATTCGCCTTGCACAACCGGGTTGATTCAGCAAAATGATGTTCGTCAGCGCTTCGCTGGCCCGTGCCTAAGAAACACGGTCAATGAGTGGAGACAGTGCGATGATAGCAACATCAGGCCGAAGGCCCGCGCGCGTAGGTTGTCATTCAAGCTTTGATCCGGATAGCCGGGGAGCGAGATGGCGACGGGGGATCCACTCCCCTTTCTTACTGCGTTCGCGGGCCTTCGGCCTTTTAGAGCGCCGTCGGATTGTCGCAGCGCCCAGCCGGGGCGTTGGCCCACTGGGCGTCTCTTCTATGCCGGCAGCGCCATGGAAGGACTCTCATGGCCGCATCTCTTTTCCCGGCGAGTCATCGCCCCGTCGTGTCGTGGTTCATCCGCACCCATGAGTCGCTGAGCATTCGCTGGCATCGATCTCGGCAACGCAAGCGAAGTACTATCTGCCCAATCTGCAGCCCGCAGCTTGAGCAGCAAGCCGCCCAGCTATTGAACGCCGGCTTCTATCAAGCCTCGGTAGCGTCGAATCGCCTGCGGCTCGAGCTGATCGCCGTCGCGTACTACAAGGAAGTCGTCCGGGCGTTGCACAAGAAGGAAACCTCTCGCGAGCGAATCGGCTTCGGTTGGGTCGTCGATCAATTGCTGGAGTTCGAAGAGGTCATCCACGTCATCCGAATTCCGTCGCGTCCTTCGTGCCGTAGTGGTTCTCTCCCTTTCGTTTCTTAGAGGTCTTACGAGCGAGTGGCTTCGGCGAGAGTTGCACTCGCACCGCCTCGATTAAAAGTCGAGTATGCTGCTGTTGACACCACGAAGCCTTTTGTGGCTCGCGATGTCATGTTTATTTTCTTGACTCATGCGACGTTCCCTTCTGGAGTGGTAGCCCTGCGAATCGAACGCAGCGCCACGCGCTTATCAGACGCGTTTGAGCGACCAGCTCTCGACTACCTGAGGAGGGTTCAGGTGTTAGGGTTCAGAGTTCAGGAAATGCACAGAAAACTCTTCCTTCCTGAACCCTGAACCCCGACCACTGAACCCTCCAAACGCCCTGTGGGGGATTCGAACCCACCCTCTGCGGCTTGAAAGGCCGCCATCCTCAGGCCAATAGACGAACAGGGCTTGTTAACAATCGCTTGCTTCGTTTCTGCAGTTCGTTATGCGTGCGCGCACCGTGAGCGCAGAGTGGGCTGGGAGGCGCTCGAATCCTCGTCTGCGGTTCTTCAGACCGCCGCTAGACCGTCTCAGCTACCAGCCCGCGAGTTGCCGTGGGAGCATCCGTGCGCCGCGAGCCAACGAAAAAGGCCCGGCGTCGCAGCGACGCCGGGCCTTGTGGCTCTATCAAAAGAGTTGGCCAAGCGTCAGCAATGCCCTTTACCGGCGAGCGCGTATTGGGACCGTTCGTTCGGCTGTTCGCCAAACGTCGGGCCGACGATATTCGCCGCGAGCATCGAAAGGTGTTGACTGGGCCGTAACATGGAAAGCATTTCTCCTATCCGAACTATACCCGATAAAGTCGAAGGGCGTCGTTCTGATAGATATAGATGTCGGTTATTGGCGAAAGTTCGCGCACTTTTCTTGCGAATGTCAGAAAAAGTTCGCACCAAGCAGCCGCCGGTCAACGACCGGCCGGAGTGACGATCGCAAAGCCTGTCCGATCAACAACGGAAATACGTTCACCACGAAGAGCACAAAGGGCGCGCAAGAAGGCACGAAGTCACTTCAATCGATTTTCCCCTCAGTGCTGGCTGCGTTTTACGTTGCAAGCGATTTAGCGGCCGGCCAGCTCAACGGGGAACGGGGGTGGTCGGTTCATTCGCCCTCATTTTGCCCCGAAAATCAAGCCAGAATGCTCTTGACCGCCTCCGCGGCCAACCTCCCCTCGGCGCTCGTCGCGGAGTTTAGTAGCTTGGGCAGTCTATGACGCACTCAAACGCCGATCCTGAAGTTCAATCCCGCCTCAAGTTGGCGGTCTCCGCCGCCCGCGCCGCCGGCGCCATCACGCTCAACTGGTTCCGCCAGTCGACGCTCGACGTCGAACGCAAAGGCGACGGCTCGCCCGTCACTGCGGCCGACCGCGCGTCGGAGACGCTCCTGCGCGAGCAGATCTCCGCACAGTTCCCCGACGATGCGATCCTGGGCGAAGAATTCGGCGAGAAGCCGGGCACCTCGCCGTACCGCTGGGTGCTCGACCCGATCGACGGCACAAAGAGTTTTATTGCCGGCGTGCCGCTCTACACGACGCTGGTTGCGGTGATGAAGGACGATCAACCGCTCATTGGCGTTATCTACTCGCCGGCGACTGAAGAAATCGTCTACGCCGCGACGGGCGGGCAAACTTGGTTCGCCATCGGCGACGGAGAACCGGTCGAAGCTCGCGTCTCGTCGACCGAGCGTTTGGCCGAAGCGACCTTCGTCACCACTGAAGTCGGCAAGTACAGCCGCCTCGGCAAGCAAACGGTGCGCGACGTTTACTCGCAACTCGAAAAGTCGTGCCGCCTGTCGCGCACGTGGGGCGATGCGTACGGGTTCATGCTCGTCGCCACCGGCCGGGCCGACGTGATGGTCGACCTCTTCATTAGCTTGTGGGATGCGGCGGCGCTGAAGCCAGTGATCGACGGCGCCGGCGGGCACTATTCCGATTGGCGCGGCGAGCCTTCGGTACACACCGGCAACGCGGTGGCGACCAATCGGCATTTGGCTGGCACGGTGCTAGGGTTGACGCGCGAGGCGTAAGGCTAGATGAGCGCGGGGTGCCACTGGCATCCTGCCAGTGCTGAAGTGGGTACTCGCTCGGCGCCTCTCACTGGCAAGATGCCAGTGGCACACACGTCTAATTGCCCACCTACGCTCACATGCCGGTGATGATTCTTTCAGGCTGATCCCACCCGACGCCAGTCGACTTCACATAGTTGAGGTAGTGGAACACCCCCGGCGCCACGATCAGCAGGCTGTCGAAGCGATCGAGCAGTCCGCCATGGCCAGGGATGAGCGTCGACATATCTTTCACGCCCAAGTCGCGTTTGATCGACGAGATCACTAGGTCGCCGCACTGGCCGAGGATGCTGATCATCAGCCCGAGCATCACAAGATGCGGCCAGTAGTTCACCGTCGTGCCGCGGAAGACCCAAGCTCCGAGCAGTGCCGCGAGCAGCGTCGTCAGCAGCACCGCCCCCACAGCGCCGGCGATCGTTTTGTTGGGGCTCGTGTTCGGTAGCAGTTTGCGGCGGCCGAACTTCTTGCCGCACAGATACGCGAACACATCATTGAGTTCGGTGCAAATCAGCAGCCACAGCAAGATCGGCCGGAAGAGCGGATCGTTCGCGATGTACGCGAGATGCCCCAGGCTGATGCCGAACAGGGCGAACCCCACGATCGCGACTGCCGTGCGGCGGATGTATCCCTGCGGATTGTCGGGAAGCAAGCTGCCGACGACGACAAGCCCGATGCCAAACGCCCACGACGCGGTGAACAGCCCCATCCAATGATCGACGAGGGCGAAGTACGTCACCAGGATGCCGAGAACGACCGACGCACACTCAATACGAGATTCGTCGAGCTGCGTCGCGCGGGCGAATTCGCGGAAGCAGAACAGGCTCAGCAGCAGAAAGAAGCCGTAGACCCACGCGGCGCCAAGCAGGATCGGCACGACCATCGCCGCGGCGAGGATGTACCACGATCGTGTCCGCGCGATCAGCTCGCGGTAGGTGTCGTCGCTGAGCCGTCCCTGCCGTTTGCGAACGCGAATCAAAATCGACGCGGCGATCAAACCGATGACGATCACGGCCACCAATGCGACGGTGGCGGGGTGATCGAAGGCATGCGACGGATCGAACAGGCGGTCGTTGACGCTCATACGGAACCAGTTTTGAGGAAGGTCGCAGCCCGGGCGA
This sequence is a window from Lacipirellula parvula. Protein-coding genes within it:
- a CDS encoding S1/P1 nuclease; the protein is MRNLLTLAILLLSTANAAAWNALGHKVIADIAWQQLNEQSRAEIVRTLRRHPRFDDDFAKQMPSDVDENRWIFQQAAVWPDIARGKAGFDMPTWHYVNIAIGRERGFNFVSKPVGKAEEWNIIQAIAYCRKVIASDATPSQKALAYSWLFHLVGDLHQPMHSTALFSERFPDGDRGGNSIPLVQGDNLHSLWDNLLGRQHRANDLKREIAELKARPELWKVEPGDAGLWLQESHKLAKEFAYCPEILEATRQPGELAKIRLPASYLKASGEHARYRVVAAGLRLGMLLGGSAEPVEAEAEPVREFDFAAAAKPTPRPMSLTPSTPATSSLAHWLNTNGNVRHNSGCRWYHNTKSGRACSASEGKACGQCGG
- the hisN gene encoding histidinol-phosphatase, with protein sequence MTHSNADPEVQSRLKLAVSAARAAGAITLNWFRQSTLDVERKGDGSPVTAADRASETLLREQISAQFPDDAILGEEFGEKPGTSPYRWVLDPIDGTKSFIAGVPLYTTLVAVMKDDQPLIGVIYSPATEEIVYAATGGQTWFAIGDGEPVEARVSSTERLAEATFVTTEVGKYSRLGKQTVRDVYSQLEKSCRLSRTWGDAYGFMLVATGRADVMVDLFISLWDAAALKPVIDGAGGHYSDWRGEPSVHTGNAVATNRHLAGTVLGLTREA
- a CDS encoding SOS response-associated peptidase encodes the protein MQQLFNLLDGSIRSNLRQIALSSIPGGGFYPLKQVPVIRLGDDGERGLDVCEWGFLPTWWKPSDKQPKRAAFQRQCFNARSETVDTKPTYRSAFKTRRCLLPAEKFEEKKHYFSFADQRPFAFAGLWETWHGDDGEIYTCTLLTTEPNEEVRSVGHHRMPVILQTEAEYARWLNPEIKERGPLDELMRPLADGSLEVEPIGTLF
- a CDS encoding phosphatidate cytidylyltransferase; amino-acid sequence: MSVNDRLFDPSHAFDHPATVALVAVIVIGLIAASILIRVRKRQGRLSDDTYRELIARTRSWYILAAAMVVPILLGAAWVYGFFLLLSLFCFREFARATQLDESRIECASVVLGILVTYFALVDHWMGLFTASWAFGIGLVVVGSLLPDNPQGYIRRTAVAIVGFALFGISLGHLAYIANDPLFRPILLWLLICTELNDVFAYLCGKKFGRRKLLPNTSPNKTIAGAVGAVLLTTLLAALLGAWVFRGTTVNYWPHLVMLGLMISILGQCGDLVISSIKRDLGVKDMSTLIPGHGGLLDRFDSLLIVAPGVFHYLNYVKSTGVGWDQPERIITGM